A genome region from Baekduia alba includes the following:
- a CDS encoding amino acid permease has protein sequence MATTAGRGGSHPKSGPGTDYGGIFARKRGKHLKREADDSSGLRRAVGALDLMALGIGGTIGTGIFVIIGEAIGQSGPAIVLSFALAGITCIFSALSYSELAAAIPISGSAYTYSYATLGELVAWIIGWDLIIEYGFSVSTIAVGWGGYLKDLLDSLFGLSLPTSITAPPGEGGTVNLFAAGLVIAVMFLLMAGVRESARANTMLVLTKLLILVFFVVVGFTHFTGSHFDDFAPHGTSGTVDAAALIFFAYIGFDAVSTTGEEAKKPQRDLPIGIIGSLAIVTVVYILVAVAAIGLVPSKTLAGADAPLTEAIRQGAGLGSWAGDIMSFGALVAITSVVLTIFFGQTRIFFSMCRDGLVPFGKALSKLSPRKVPVRIITLFGILIAIMAALIPLSELAELVNIGTLFAFLLVNIGVIVLRRTEPDMERPFRVPLVPLFPLIGAALCIYLMTKLQGTTWWRFGIWLALGLLIYAFYGRLHSRVQRDGQDGESGTPVTSGAGG, from the coding sequence ATGGCAACGACGGCGGGGAGGGGCGGCAGCCACCCGAAGAGTGGCCCGGGGACCGACTACGGCGGGATCTTCGCCCGCAAACGCGGCAAGCACCTCAAGCGCGAGGCCGACGACTCGTCCGGCCTGCGGCGCGCCGTCGGCGCCCTGGACCTCATGGCGCTGGGCATCGGCGGCACGATCGGCACCGGCATCTTCGTGATCATCGGCGAGGCGATCGGCCAGTCCGGGCCGGCGATCGTCCTCAGCTTCGCGCTGGCCGGCATCACCTGCATCTTCTCCGCGCTCTCCTACTCCGAGCTGGCGGCGGCGATCCCGATCTCCGGCTCGGCCTACACCTACAGCTACGCCACGCTCGGCGAGCTCGTGGCGTGGATCATCGGCTGGGACCTCATCATCGAGTACGGGTTCTCGGTCTCGACGATCGCCGTCGGTTGGGGCGGCTACCTGAAGGACCTGCTCGACAGCCTCTTCGGCCTCTCGCTGCCCACCTCGATCACCGCTCCGCCGGGCGAGGGCGGCACGGTCAACCTCTTCGCCGCCGGCCTGGTCATCGCCGTGATGTTCCTGCTCATGGCGGGCGTGCGCGAGAGCGCGCGCGCCAACACCATGCTCGTGCTGACGAAGCTCCTGATCCTGGTGTTCTTCGTCGTCGTCGGCTTCACCCACTTCACCGGCAGCCACTTCGACGACTTCGCGCCGCACGGCACGAGCGGCACGGTCGACGCGGCGGCGCTGATCTTCTTCGCCTACATCGGCTTCGACGCGGTCTCGACGACCGGCGAGGAGGCCAAGAAGCCGCAACGCGACCTGCCGATCGGCATCATCGGGTCGCTGGCGATCGTGACGGTCGTCTACATCCTGGTCGCGGTCGCGGCGATCGGCCTCGTGCCGTCCAAGACGCTCGCGGGCGCCGACGCGCCGCTGACCGAGGCGATCCGCCAGGGCGCCGGGCTCGGCAGCTGGGCGGGCGACATCATGTCCTTCGGCGCGCTGGTGGCGATCACGAGCGTCGTCCTGACGATCTTCTTCGGCCAGACGCGGATCTTCTTCTCGATGTGCCGCGACGGGCTCGTCCCGTTCGGCAAGGCGCTCAGCAAGCTCTCGCCGCGCAAGGTGCCCGTCCGGATCATCACGCTCTTCGGGATCCTGATCGCGATCATGGCCGCGCTGATCCCGCTCAGCGAGTTGGCCGAGCTGGTCAACATCGGGACGCTCTTCGCCTTCCTGCTGGTCAACATCGGCGTGATCGTCCTGCGCCGCACCGAGCCGGACATGGAGCGCCCGTTCCGCGTTCCGCTCGTGCCGCTGTTCCCGCTGATCGGCGCGGCGCTGTGCATCTACCTGATGACCAAGCTGCAGGGGACGACCTGGTGGCGCTTCGGGATCTGGCTGGCGCTCGGCCTGCTGATCTACGCGTTCTACGGCCGGTTGCACTCGCGCGTCCAGCGCGACGGCCAGGACGGCGAGAGCGGCACGCCGGTCACGAGCGGCGCCGGGGGCTAG
- a CDS encoding ArsR/SmtB family transcription factor, which translates to MDLHQPDTSALDLTTVLQALGDPVRLKIVRALDAAGEQACGSMELGVSKSTRSHHFKTLREAGVTFTRIEGTHRHVSLRRDDLEARFPGLLDAVLQTAPIAV; encoded by the coding sequence GTGGACCTGCATCAGCCCGACACCTCGGCCCTCGACCTGACCACCGTGCTCCAGGCGCTGGGCGACCCCGTGCGGCTGAAGATCGTGCGCGCGCTGGACGCCGCCGGCGAGCAGGCCTGCGGCTCGATGGAGCTCGGGGTCAGCAAATCCACCCGCTCCCACCACTTCAAGACCCTGCGCGAGGCGGGCGTCACCTTCACCCGCATCGAAGGCACGCACCGCCACGTCTCCCTGCGCCGCGACGACCTCGAGGCGCGCTTCCCCGGCCTGCTCGACGCCGTCCTGCAGACGGCGCCGATCGCGGTCTAG